From a single Paraburkholderia sp. FT54 genomic region:
- a CDS encoding carbonic anhydrase, with protein sequence MCGRHLSSPMRRNLLLAGASSITLAGLPRHVAVAAEPVAGNAPNSIPPAEALDRLMQGNARYAANTPSNKDFSAGRAARVPAQYPIAAIVGCADSRVAPELAFDQGPGDLFVVRVAGNFVNNDILASLEYGVEFLGVPLIMVLGHTNCGAVTAAVKVLKDGTHLPGHLPELVRAIKPAVQLANAGHGEDLVAQATLENVRLNTNRLMVSKPLIGPYVKSGKVKVVGGVYDLATGKITLL encoded by the coding sequence ATGTGCGGCCGTCATCTGTCTTCCCCCATGCGGCGGAACCTGCTGCTGGCCGGTGCATCGTCGATCACGCTGGCGGGTTTGCCGCGGCACGTTGCCGTGGCGGCGGAGCCCGTGGCCGGCAATGCGCCGAATTCGATTCCACCCGCTGAAGCGCTCGACCGGTTGATGCAGGGCAACGCCCGCTACGCTGCGAATACCCCTTCAAACAAGGACTTTTCCGCCGGACGCGCGGCGCGTGTTCCGGCGCAATATCCGATTGCCGCCATCGTCGGTTGCGCGGATTCGCGGGTCGCGCCGGAACTCGCTTTCGATCAGGGGCCGGGCGATCTGTTCGTGGTGCGCGTGGCGGGCAATTTCGTCAACAACGATATTCTCGCGAGCCTCGAGTATGGCGTCGAGTTTCTCGGCGTGCCGCTCATCATGGTGCTCGGGCACACCAACTGTGGTGCGGTGACCGCCGCGGTCAAGGTGCTCAAAGATGGAACCCATTTGCCGGGCCATCTGCCCGAACTGGTCCGCGCGATCAAGCCGGCCGTGCAGCTGGCGAACGCGGGCCACGGCGAGGATCTCGTTGCGCAGGCCACGCTCGAAAACGTCAGGTTGAACACCAATCGCCTGATGGTGTCGAAGCCGCTCATCGGCCCCTACGTGAAGAGCGGGAAGGTCAAGGTTGTCGGTGGCGTCTACGATCTGGCGACGGGCAAGATCACGCTGCTCTGA